A window of the Syntrophothermus lipocalidus DSM 12680 genome harbors these coding sequences:
- a CDS encoding selenium metabolism-associated LysR family transcriptional regulator, whose protein sequence is MRIDLFKTFVRVIETQNFTKVARELDISQPAVSKQIQALEEMYGVLLLERTGKKLKPTQAGEALYGCAKDILRAVEKTERVMGDLLETRKGRLLLGASTIPGQYIMPSLMTEFKARFPHVAIYMEVGDSEVIMGKVVDKQLDVGVVGAWAGDRRVDFFKWISDELVLVVPEGHRFLEMDGVTVTDALQEPWVFREKGSGTRMTLEDALQGRGIKREDLNVVAELGSTEAVLASVEAGMGISLVSEWAAKKAENSRKIRALKVKDIDFKRNFYVVFPKQKQRRKSVDLFLDFLRKAEIRPAM, encoded by the coding sequence ATGAGAATCGACCTGTTTAAGACTTTCGTTAGAGTGATAGAAACCCAAAACTTTACGAAAGTCGCTCGCGAACTCGATATTTCTCAACCTGCTGTCAGCAAGCAGATTCAGGCGTTGGAAGAGATGTATGGGGTTCTCTTGCTGGAAAGGACAGGGAAGAAATTGAAACCGACCCAGGCAGGAGAGGCATTATACGGGTGTGCCAAAGATATACTGAGGGCAGTTGAAAAGACCGAGCGGGTGATGGGAGATCTGTTGGAGACTCGCAAGGGCAGGCTTCTCCTAGGTGCCAGCACCATTCCGGGACAGTACATCATGCCATCATTGATGACCGAGTTTAAGGCCAGGTTTCCCCACGTTGCTATTTACATGGAAGTCGGGGACAGCGAGGTTATTATGGGTAAAGTTGTTGACAAGCAATTGGATGTAGGTGTTGTGGGGGCTTGGGCTGGGGACAGGCGGGTCGATTTTTTTAAATGGATATCGGATGAACTTGTCCTCGTGGTTCCTGAAGGCCATCGTTTCTTGGAAATGGACGGTGTGACGGTGACCGATGCCCTGCAGGAACCGTGGGTTTTCAGGGAAAAGGGATCAGGGACCAGGATGACGTTGGAGGATGCTTTACAAGGACGGGGTATCAAAAGAGAAGACCTTAACGTGGTAGCGGAATTAGGTAGCACCGAAGCGGTTCTAGCTTCGGTAGAAGCAGGGATGGGTATATCGCTGGTATCTGAATGGGCTGCTAAAAAGGCTGAGAATTCGAGAAAGATTAGGGCTCTGAAGGTTAAAGACATTGATTTCAAGCGTAATTTCTATGTGGTTTTCCCTAAACAAAAGCAGCGGCGAAAAAGCGTGGATCTCTTCTTGGATTTTTTGAGGAAAGCAGAAATAAGGCCGGCTATGTGA
- the carA gene encoding glutamine-hydrolyzing carbamoyl-phosphate synthase small subunit, giving the protein MRQKGYLVLENGALFEGLMLGSSNGAGGEVVFNTAVVGYEQVMSDPSYAGQIVVMTYPLIGNYGINPAHMESEVMWLRGLVVRELCLEPEHYQSQMSLDQFLADKGLVCLTEVDTRALTRVLRTRGTMGGVIVPSLDDMDALKEKARRAAEPPPGGHVLKVTSRQVRREGNGPKRVVLMDFGVKKSITSALVKRGCEVITVPADTDGDKIMEFAPHGLVLSNGPGDPRDCMYAVETVKNLLEKVPILGICLGHQLLALALGAETYKMRFGHRGGNHPVKDLHTGKVHITSQNHGYAVDETSLSRVGAYVSFRNLNDGTVEGLRHDELPVLSVQFHPEAAPGPQDTEYLFDSFLNLM; this is encoded by the coding sequence GTGAGGCAAAAAGGGTATCTCGTACTTGAAAATGGTGCGCTATTTGAGGGACTAATGTTAGGGTCGTCAAACGGAGCTGGAGGGGAAGTAGTTTTTAACACGGCAGTGGTTGGATACGAACAGGTTATGAGCGATCCGTCTTATGCAGGGCAGATCGTGGTAATGACTTATCCCCTTATAGGCAACTACGGAATAAACCCAGCCCATATGGAATCCGAGGTTATGTGGTTGCGAGGTTTGGTGGTCCGGGAATTATGTCTTGAGCCGGAGCATTACCAGTCACAAATGAGTTTAGACCAGTTCCTGGCCGACAAGGGTTTGGTATGTTTGACGGAGGTCGACACCCGGGCCCTTACCCGAGTATTACGAACCCGCGGCACCATGGGTGGGGTTATTGTCCCGTCGCTGGATGATATGGACGCTCTAAAGGAGAAAGCCCGAAGGGCAGCCGAACCTCCTCCCGGAGGTCACGTATTGAAGGTCACTTCTCGTCAGGTCAGGCGTGAAGGGAACGGCCCCAAGCGGGTAGTTTTGATGGATTTTGGGGTCAAGAAAAGCATAACCTCTGCTCTGGTGAAAAGGGGCTGTGAAGTCATTACCGTCCCTGCTGACACCGATGGCGATAAGATCATGGAATTCGCACCTCACGGGCTGGTCTTGTCAAACGGTCCGGGAGATCCTCGCGATTGCATGTACGCGGTAGAAACGGTAAAGAACCTGCTGGAAAAGGTTCCGATTTTAGGAATATGTCTTGGGCACCAGCTTTTGGCACTGGCTTTGGGGGCCGAAACTTACAAGATGCGGTTTGGACACCGAGGAGGAAACCACCCGGTAAAGGATCTCCATACCGGTAAGGTGCACATCACTTCTCAAAATCACGGGTATGCGGTAGATGAGACCTCCCTTTCCAGGGTCGGAGCATATGTATCCTTTCGCAATTTGAATGACGGTACGGTGGAAGGACTAAGACATGACGAATTGCCAGTTTTATCAGTTCAGTTTCATCCCGAAGCGGCTCCTGGCCCCCAAGATACAGAGTATTTGTTTGACAGTTTCTTGAATTTGATGTAA
- a CDS encoding type II toxin-antitoxin system HicB family antitoxin, which yields MRFTAVVTKEGQWYVAKTVEVEIASQGKTIEEALANLKEALELYFEGEPLPEALPEHVIATVEVAI from the coding sequence ATGCGCTTTACGGCTGTGGTCACGAAAGAAGGGCAATGGTATGTTGCTAAGACCGTCGAGGTAGAAATAGCAAGCCAAGGTAAGACTATCGAAGAAGCCCTCGCAAATTTGAAGGAGGCTCTGGAACTCTATTTCGAGGGTGAGCCCTTGCCGGAAGCCCTACCCGAGCACGTAATCGCAACGGTTGAGGTAGCAATATGA
- the gdhA gene encoding NADP-specific glutamate dehydrogenase — MSYVEQVYQKVVERNPHEPEFLQAVKEVLDSLEPVLDRHPEYQKAGLLERIVEPERQIIFRVPWVDDQGRVQVNRGMRIQFNSAIGPYKGGIRFHPTVYTGIIKFLGFEQIFKNSLTGLPIGGAKGGSDFDPKGKSDAEVMRFCQSFMNELYRHIGADVDVPAGDIGVGAREIGYMYGQYKKLTRLYEGVLTGKGLSYGGSLVRTEATGYGLVYFVDEMIKAKGKSFEGATVVISGSGNVAIYAAEKVYQLGGKVVAMCDSNGYIYDKDGVNLDTVKRIKEVERGRIRDYVKSHPSAEYVDGTGIWNIKCDVALPCATQNELDENDAKKLVANGCFAVGEGANMPCTPEAVRVFLENKVLFAPGKAANAGGVATSALEMSQNSMRMSWTFEEVDAKLKNIMVNIYKNVSQTAKEYGHEDNFVVGANIAGFLKVADAMMAQGIV, encoded by the coding sequence GTGTCGTACGTAGAACAGGTTTATCAAAAGGTTGTGGAGAGGAATCCACACGAGCCTGAGTTCCTGCAGGCCGTTAAAGAAGTCTTGGATTCTTTGGAGCCGGTGCTGGACAGGCATCCGGAATATCAAAAAGCCGGCCTGCTGGAGAGAATAGTGGAGCCGGAAAGACAGATAATTTTCCGGGTGCCTTGGGTTGACGACCAGGGACGGGTGCAAGTGAACCGGGGTATGCGTATTCAATTCAACAGTGCTATCGGTCCCTACAAAGGGGGGATAAGGTTCCACCCCACCGTATATACGGGGATTATAAAGTTCTTGGGATTCGAGCAGATATTCAAGAACTCTCTTACCGGATTGCCGATTGGGGGAGCCAAGGGCGGAAGCGACTTCGACCCCAAAGGCAAGTCGGATGCCGAAGTTATGAGGTTCTGCCAGAGTTTTATGAACGAATTATATCGTCATATAGGTGCGGACGTAGACGTGCCTGCGGGAGATATCGGGGTTGGAGCTCGGGAGATTGGATACATGTATGGGCAGTACAAGAAACTTACCCGCCTTTATGAGGGGGTTCTTACCGGCAAGGGGCTGTCATATGGTGGCAGTCTAGTCAGGACTGAGGCTACCGGCTACGGGCTGGTGTACTTCGTGGACGAAATGATTAAGGCCAAGGGCAAGAGTTTTGAAGGTGCTACTGTGGTTATATCAGGGTCAGGCAATGTCGCTATCTATGCTGCCGAGAAAGTCTATCAGCTTGGTGGGAAGGTAGTGGCTATGTGCGACTCCAATGGATACATTTATGACAAAGATGGGGTTAACCTCGATACCGTAAAGCGTATCAAAGAAGTAGAGAGAGGACGGATCAGGGATTACGTGAAATCACATCCGAGTGCTGAGTACGTCGACGGCACTGGGATCTGGAACATCAAGTGTGACGTAGCGCTTCCATGTGCCACTCAAAACGAGTTGGATGAAAATGATGCTAAGAAGCTGGTAGCTAACGGTTGTTTTGCCGTGGGTGAAGGAGCAAACATGCCATGCACTCCCGAGGCTGTTCGGGTGTTCCTTGAGAATAAAGTCTTGTTTGCCCCGGGCAAAGCCGCGAACGCGGGTGGCGTAGCCACATCAGCTTTGGAAATGAGCCAGAACAGCATGAGGATGTCCTGGACCTTCGAAGAGGTAGATGCCAAGCTTAAGAACATTATGGTGAACATCTACAAGAACGTAAGCCAGACAGCCAAAGAATACGGGCATGAAGACAACTTCGTCGTCGGTGCTAATATCGCGGGTTTCCTGAAAGTGGCGGATGCAATGATGGCCCAGGGTATCGTTTAA
- a CDS encoding SufB/SufD family protein has product MEFNKVERDLLQAVADLHSIPQGAVNIRRDGEAVLRRSSPNIEIVGKTDRPGIDIIVKPGTVNESVHIPVILTRSGFKDVVYNTFIIGEGSDVLVVAGCGIHNAGQDVSRHDGIHEVIVKKGARMRYVEKHYGEGRPEAQRILNPNTVITVEEGAQAEMELVQIRGVDHTRRVTTAYIYDRGSLKIVEKLLTHRDQEAESTIEIHLVGTGGVAQVISRSVAQESSRQEFRAALIGKARSNGHVECDAIIMDRAQIRSVPELVAENAEAVLTHEAAIGRIAGEQLIKLMSLGLTEQEAVDAILSGFLR; this is encoded by the coding sequence ATGGAGTTCAATAAGGTAGAAAGGGATCTCTTGCAAGCAGTAGCCGATTTGCATTCGATTCCACAAGGTGCCGTGAACATCAGGAGAGACGGGGAAGCGGTGCTCAGGCGTTCTTCTCCCAATATCGAGATTGTGGGTAAGACGGACAGGCCAGGCATAGACATCATCGTGAAGCCGGGCACGGTCAACGAGTCGGTGCATATTCCGGTTATTTTAACTCGAAGCGGGTTCAAAGACGTGGTATACAATACTTTCATTATTGGAGAAGGCTCTGACGTACTGGTGGTCGCGGGTTGCGGCATTCACAATGCTGGCCAGGATGTGTCGAGGCACGATGGGATTCACGAGGTCATCGTGAAAAAGGGTGCCCGTATGCGCTATGTGGAAAAGCACTACGGTGAGGGGAGACCCGAAGCGCAAAGGATACTCAATCCCAATACGGTGATAACCGTGGAAGAAGGGGCTCAGGCGGAAATGGAACTGGTTCAGATAAGGGGAGTCGACCACACGCGGCGGGTGACGACTGCCTATATTTACGATCGGGGGAGCCTGAAAATAGTCGAGAAGCTTTTGACCCACAGAGATCAAGAGGCAGAATCGACGATTGAGATTCACTTGGTGGGCACGGGGGGCGTAGCCCAGGTGATATCGCGTTCGGTTGCCCAGGAAAGTTCCCGCCAGGAATTTCGAGCGGCTCTGATCGGTAAAGCGAGGAGCAACGGGCATGTTGAATGTGATGCCATAATAATGGATCGAGCCCAGATCAGGTCAGTTCCCGAGTTGGTAGCCGAAAATGCGGAAGCAGTATTGACTCATGAGGCGGCCATAGGCAGGATAGCGGGGGAACAACTGATTAAGCTGATGTCTCTCGGGCTCACTGAGCAGGAAGCAGTAGACGCTATCTTGAGCGGTTTTTTGAGATGA
- a CDS encoding ferrous iron transporter B, producing the protein MKVVLVGQPNVGKSAILHRLTGAEVIVSNYAGTSVELTRGNVRLGKKNIEIIDTPGIYSSLAAVSAEETITKELLSKESVNLVINVVDATSLARNLALTLELLGTAKPLLVLLNQMDRVRSKGMVIRHAELARWLGVTVIPFSAVTGEGVAEVFDYLDRGLSEGFALPNPEVHKGNLQVLAEEGGFSCDGLCWACSHEKAKVSCHEEQIWGLQLQARALANKVLDYESRRRVQWLSRLEQLVDRPVLGALVLMLVLWVGFKLLLAFTGWTEGIIEGLFQPVQQFLAFCITKVLPDGFVSQVLSKGIAEGLLIPFALVLPAIFMVSIFMAVLEDTGLLARYAVVLDRLGRILGISGQAVIPLALGFGCRTPAVVATRILSNPRERLVVITLLSIVIPCAATLGMIVAVINAFNAYPEAIAGSMLMAFIGLGLGLKKRFGVKQEEMVYELPPLRVPFVKTLVAKVRIRFRGFFTEVLPLLVIMSIGVRVLIDSGVLRFVVGIERVTEFLFGVPAEAFVAVLITVIQRYLAPLVLLNLDLDPRQATIAISMIALSLPCLPVMVTSWREVGAWNLGKIIATGLAISFTTGTVLNLVLPK; encoded by the coding sequence ATGAAAGTCGTACTTGTCGGACAGCCCAACGTTGGCAAGAGTGCGATATTGCACCGCTTAACCGGGGCGGAAGTCATTGTTTCAAACTACGCGGGTACTTCAGTGGAGTTGACCCGGGGCAACGTACGGTTGGGGAAGAAAAACATTGAAATCATCGACACCCCTGGTATTTATAGCAGCCTTGCGGCTGTTTCCGCCGAGGAAACTATAACCAAGGAACTGCTATCTAAGGAGTCGGTGAATCTGGTGATCAACGTGGTGGATGCAACCAGTTTGGCGCGAAACCTGGCTCTAACCCTGGAATTGCTGGGAACGGCAAAACCTTTGCTGGTTTTATTAAACCAAATGGACCGCGTCAGAAGCAAAGGCATGGTGATAAGACACGCGGAACTTGCCCGCTGGCTGGGGGTGACGGTAATACCTTTCTCGGCCGTGACCGGAGAAGGAGTAGCTGAGGTTTTCGACTATTTGGACAGGGGTTTAAGCGAAGGATTTGCGCTTCCTAATCCTGAAGTCCATAAAGGTAATCTACAGGTGCTAGCTGAAGAGGGCGGCTTTAGTTGTGACGGTCTGTGCTGGGCGTGTTCGCACGAAAAGGCGAAAGTGTCCTGCCACGAGGAACAGATTTGGGGTTTGCAACTCCAGGCTCGAGCCCTGGCCAACAAGGTTTTGGACTATGAATCCCGGCGTCGGGTTCAGTGGTTGTCACGCCTCGAACAGTTAGTCGACCGTCCGGTACTGGGTGCGCTTGTGCTGATGCTCGTTTTATGGGTAGGCTTTAAACTGCTTCTGGCTTTTACTGGCTGGACCGAAGGCATCATAGAAGGGTTGTTTCAACCCGTGCAGCAGTTTCTTGCTTTCTGTATCACCAAGGTACTGCCTGACGGGTTCGTCAGCCAGGTCTTGAGCAAAGGTATTGCCGAAGGCTTGTTGATACCTTTTGCCCTGGTATTGCCGGCGATATTTATGGTTTCCATTTTTATGGCGGTTTTAGAGGATACAGGGCTTTTGGCCCGTTATGCAGTGGTGCTGGATCGGTTAGGAAGGATACTCGGGATATCGGGACAAGCCGTAATTCCACTGGCCCTCGGGTTCGGATGCCGAACCCCAGCGGTTGTGGCAACCAGGATACTTTCGAATCCCAGGGAAAGGTTGGTAGTAATCACCCTTTTGTCTATCGTCATTCCTTGCGCAGCTACCTTGGGCATGATTGTGGCGGTGATAAACGCGTTCAACGCCTACCCAGAAGCGATTGCCGGATCCATGTTGATGGCCTTCATAGGCTTGGGGTTGGGGTTGAAAAAGAGGTTCGGTGTCAAACAGGAGGAAATGGTTTACGAGCTTCCGCCCCTGAGAGTGCCTTTTGTAAAAACGTTAGTGGCAAAGGTCAGGATACGGTTCCGCGGGTTTTTCACTGAGGTTTTGCCCTTGCTGGTGATTATGAGCATAGGGGTTCGCGTACTGATAGATTCAGGGGTATTGAGGTTCGTGGTTGGGATAGAACGGGTGACCGAGTTCCTGTTTGGGGTACCAGCCGAGGCCTTTGTCGCCGTTTTGATAACCGTTATCCAGCGTTATCTGGCGCCTTTGGTGCTCCTCAATCTTGACCTCGACCCAAGGCAAGCAACCATCGCTATCTCCATGATAGCTCTTTCTTTACCCTGTCTGCCGGTAATGGTCACAAGCTGGAGGGAGGTAGGGGCCTGGAATCTGGGGAAAATCATCGCAACCGGCTTGGCCATTTCATTTACGACAGGTACAGTGTTGAACCTGGTGCTGCCGAAGTAG
- a CDS encoding ABC transporter ATP-binding protein — protein sequence MLELRNINVAFDGDNGSSKEILKDVSLSLEPGKLYGITGPNGGGKTSLAKVIMGIYTPNSGQVILDGEDITGLSVTERAHRGIAYAFQNPPRFKGLSVSDIMKIAGPQLETTEVRGYLRDVGLCPEDYLDRDVGPGLSGGEAKRIEVAQLLARNARISIFDEPESGVDLWTIQKLIDIILKRYKRNPEKMAIVISHNEQFLPVCDEIILISEGKVQQRGTAAEIWPLIKDEICCKMRDQCGGIAHGVQ from the coding sequence GTGCTTGAATTGAGAAACATAAATGTGGCCTTTGATGGGGACAACGGTTCCAGCAAAGAGATACTGAAAGATGTCAGTCTGAGCTTGGAACCAGGGAAGCTTTATGGGATTACCGGTCCCAACGGAGGCGGTAAGACCTCATTAGCCAAGGTAATAATGGGTATTTACACTCCCAACTCGGGACAAGTTATCCTAGACGGGGAAGACATAACCGGGCTAAGTGTTACAGAAAGAGCGCACCGGGGCATTGCCTATGCTTTTCAAAACCCGCCTCGATTCAAAGGGTTGTCGGTATCAGATATAATGAAGATCGCCGGTCCTCAGCTTGAGACTACTGAAGTCCGCGGGTATCTTCGGGACGTGGGACTGTGTCCGGAAGATTATCTTGATAGAGATGTAGGGCCCGGTTTAAGTGGGGGCGAAGCCAAAAGGATAGAAGTTGCACAGTTGCTGGCTCGGAACGCCCGGATCAGCATTTTTGATGAGCCGGAATCCGGAGTGGATCTGTGGACCATCCAGAAGTTGATTGACATAATACTAAAAAGGTACAAGCGGAACCCGGAAAAGATGGCAATAGTTATAAGTCACAACGAACAGTTCCTGCCTGTTTGCGACGAGATCATTCTCATCTCAGAGGGGAAAGTTCAACAGCGAGGAACCGCAGCCGAGATATGGCCTTTGATAAAAGATGAGATTTGCTGCAAGATGAGGGACCAGTGCGGAGGTATCGCTCATGGAGTTCAATAA
- the speE gene encoding polyamine aminopropyltransferase produces MSEDIIREESMVDLWNVWYSELHQGRAGLTLKVKQVIYSGQSPFQRIDILETYEFGRMLVLYGSIMITEKDEFVYHEMISHVPLFTHPNPRRVLVIGGGDGGTVREVLKHPEVEQVTLVEIDQMVVEKCKEYFPQVACELDNPKTRILFQDGAQFMAETDEKFDVILVDASDPIGPAEVLFQKNFHQNIYNRLNEDGIMVTQSESPWYHQRTLRRMYENLRSIFPLVRIYWAYVPTYPSSIWSFTLCSKKYHPIKDFKADQYRELGISTNYYNAGIHQACFVLPNFIKKAILNRV; encoded by the coding sequence GTGTCGGAAGACATCATAAGAGAAGAGTCAATGGTGGATCTGTGGAACGTGTGGTACTCGGAACTGCATCAAGGAAGAGCGGGGCTGACTCTAAAAGTAAAACAGGTAATTTACAGCGGGCAAAGTCCCTTCCAGAGGATAGACATTCTCGAAACATACGAATTCGGGCGGATGCTGGTCCTGTACGGCTCGATTATGATAACTGAGAAGGATGAGTTTGTCTACCACGAAATGATTAGCCACGTGCCTCTTTTTACCCATCCTAACCCGCGCCGGGTTTTAGTGATTGGAGGCGGTGACGGCGGTACCGTGCGTGAAGTATTAAAACACCCAGAAGTCGAGCAGGTTACCCTGGTGGAAATAGATCAGATGGTGGTAGAGAAGTGCAAAGAATACTTCCCGCAGGTAGCGTGCGAGCTCGATAACCCTAAGACCAGGATACTGTTTCAGGACGGAGCGCAATTCATGGCGGAAACCGATGAGAAGTTCGACGTGATACTGGTCGATGCCTCGGACCCCATCGGTCCGGCAGAGGTTCTGTTCCAAAAGAACTTTCATCAAAACATTTACAACCGCTTGAACGAGGACGGGATCATGGTGACCCAGTCTGAGTCCCCCTGGTATCACCAGCGGACCTTGAGAAGGATGTACGAAAACCTGAGGAGCATTTTCCCGCTGGTCCGGATCTACTGGGCATATGTACCCACGTACCCCTCGAGCATTTGGAGCTTTACTTTGTGTTCGAAGAAGTACCATCCTATTAAAGACTTTAAAGCTGACCAGTACCGGGAACTGGGCATCAGTACCAACTACTACAATGCCGGGATTCACCAAGCCTGTTTCGTACTGCCTAACTTCATCAAGAAGGCGATATTGAACAGGGTATAA
- a CDS encoding FeoA family protein — MSRWKPVVRRGEQTTLDRVRPGTRVRVSGFLGGWRGSERLLKMGIGPGVEVLTVSQYPLKGPVVVRVDESQIALGRGLARKILVERLP, encoded by the coding sequence ATGTCCCGTTGGAAACCGGTTGTCAGAAGGGGTGAACAAACGACGTTGGATAGAGTAAGACCGGGAACACGGGTCCGGGTTTCCGGCTTTCTGGGCGGGTGGAGAGGTTCCGAACGGTTGCTGAAGATGGGGATAGGCCCGGGGGTGGAGGTGTTAACCGTCTCGCAGTACCCGCTTAAGGGACCAGTAGTGGTAAGGGTAGATGAATCTCAAATCGCTTTGGGACGCGGATTAGCTCGAAAGATACTGGTAGAACGATTGCCATAA
- a CDS encoding type II toxin-antitoxin system HicA family toxin, whose protein sequence is MSPKLPVVSGPEVIKILAKAGFCPTTQRGSHVKMRHPSGKTAIVPLHDELAPSTLRSVVKQAGLTVEEFITLLR, encoded by the coding sequence ATGAGCCCTAAACTGCCTGTAGTATCCGGGCCGGAGGTTATCAAAATCCTTGCAAAAGCGGGGTTCTGCCCGACCACTCAGCGAGGTAGCCATGTGAAAATGCGTCACCCTAGCGGCAAAACAGCCATAGTGCCTTTGCATGATGAGCTCGCCCCCAGTACGTTGCGCTCAGTTGTCAAGCAAGCGGGCCTCACTGTGGAGGAGTTCATTACGCTACTGAGGTGA
- a CDS encoding type III PLP-dependent enzyme → MLRLSFDEAKKLKEKWGTPLMVVSRREIGEKFAILNDYLPGVKMYYAVKANAHPDVLKTVKEFTDRFDICSPQEILAAKSIGVQSENMIHTNPVKKPEDIRFAVEQGVRWFVFDNEYELEKFKPYGSDVNLLLRLSFPNPDCVVNLSYKYGVPPDEATGLVIKAAEMGLAVRGLCFHVGSQNLNPYKYTDAIAECKRVFNSLALHGIYLDFLDIGGGFPVEYIEPIMPLRRFFSPIQEALDSYFPNITVIAEPGRFIIGDAVNLVMTVVGKSKRNNVWWYYVDDGLYGSFSGRLYDHCDYLILSEREGPREQCIIAGPTCDSFDVIYHNTVMPQLEIGDTLIALSMGAYTAASASNFNGYPPARTVVVD, encoded by the coding sequence ATGTTGCGTTTGAGCTTCGATGAAGCTAAAAAACTTAAAGAGAAATGGGGAACCCCGCTCATGGTCGTTTCGCGGCGAGAGATAGGTGAAAAGTTTGCTATCCTCAACGACTACTTGCCGGGGGTCAAGATGTACTACGCGGTAAAGGCTAATGCCCACCCGGATGTTTTGAAAACCGTGAAGGAGTTCACCGACCGGTTCGATATTTGTTCGCCTCAAGAAATACTTGCGGCCAAGAGTATCGGAGTGCAAAGCGAGAACATGATCCACACTAACCCTGTAAAAAAGCCGGAGGATATCCGCTTTGCCGTAGAGCAGGGAGTAAGATGGTTCGTATTCGATAATGAGTACGAGTTGGAGAAGTTCAAACCTTACGGGTCAGATGTCAACCTGTTGCTAAGGCTGAGTTTTCCCAACCCAGACTGCGTGGTCAACTTGTCTTACAAGTACGGGGTTCCACCGGATGAGGCGACTGGACTGGTTATCAAGGCGGCCGAGATGGGCTTGGCTGTGCGGGGCTTGTGTTTCCACGTAGGATCCCAGAACTTGAATCCTTACAAATACACGGACGCCATTGCCGAATGTAAAAGAGTCTTTAACTCCCTGGCGTTGCACGGTATATATCTCGATTTTCTCGATATCGGGGGAGGCTTCCCGGTCGAGTACATCGAACCGATAATGCCCCTTCGCAGGTTTTTTTCGCCGATTCAGGAAGCGCTTGACAGCTATTTCCCTAACATCACGGTGATCGCCGAACCAGGCAGGTTCATAATTGGCGATGCTGTCAACTTAGTCATGACTGTTGTAGGCAAGTCGAAGCGAAACAACGTCTGGTGGTACTATGTGGACGACGGGCTGTACGGTTCGTTTTCAGGTCGTTTGTATGATCACTGCGATTATCTGATTCTGAGCGAAAGGGAAGGGCCGCGGGAACAGTGTATAATCGCGGGGCCGACCTGTGACTCTTTCGATGTTATCTACCACAACACCGTAATGCCACAACTGGAAATTGGCGATACCCTAATCGCTCTCTCCATGGGGGCTTATACGGCAGCCAGTGCCAGCAATTTCAACGGTTACCCACCCGCTCGTACGGTTGTGGTCGACTAG
- a CDS encoding Fur family transcriptional regulator — protein sequence MGLQSLYDKLAESNYKLTPQRRAILQVLEDNQGEHLSAEQIFFMVRSRLPNIGIATVYRTLELFAGLGLLRKTSFDEGKFRYEFDDVDRHRHHHLVCLQCGKIVEIEEDLLQQLEREVEKKGFQVIDHSLVIYGRCPSCK from the coding sequence ATGGGCTTGCAATCCTTATACGACAAGTTGGCTGAGTCCAATTACAAGCTCACACCTCAACGCCGGGCTATCCTTCAAGTCCTGGAGGATAACCAGGGCGAACACTTATCGGCGGAGCAGATTTTTTTCATGGTGAGATCCAGGTTACCGAACATCGGAATCGCGACGGTTTACCGGACCCTAGAACTTTTTGCAGGGTTGGGACTACTGCGTAAGACCAGTTTTGATGAGGGTAAGTTTCGCTATGAATTCGATGATGTTGACCGTCACCGCCACCATCACCTGGTGTGTTTACAATGCGGCAAGATAGTGGAGATCGAAGAAGATCTCTTGCAACAGTTGGAGCGTGAAGTGGAAAAAAAGGGATTTCAGGTGATAGATCACTCGCTGGTGATATACGGCAGATGTCCTTCGTGTAAGTAG